One Mesorhizobium sp. WSM2240 DNA window includes the following coding sequences:
- a CDS encoding thermonuclease family protein: protein MAAIWCMDAAAEPSAWSGQARVIDGDTISIRQQRIRIAAIDACELDQTGLKDGQTWRCGVIARSHLRKMIDGQHVRCEIIDQDRYRRLVGQCFIGDTDVGLAMVNAGLAEAMLRYLPSSHSISLIEYGEAENRARGKGLGIWSAEIESPHLYRRAKSSQMP, encoded by the coding sequence ATGGCCGCAATCTGGTGCATGGATGCGGCGGCCGAGCCGTCGGCATGGTCCGGCCAGGCGCGGGTAATCGACGGCGACACGATCAGTATCCGTCAGCAGCGCATTCGGATTGCCGCGATCGATGCATGCGAACTCGACCAGACCGGCTTAAAGGACGGCCAGACCTGGCGTTGCGGTGTCATTGCTCGCAGTCACCTTCGAAAGATGATCGATGGACAGCATGTCCGTTGCGAAATCATCGACCAGGACCGGTATCGCCGTTTGGTCGGGCAGTGCTTCATCGGCGATACCGATGTTGGCCTCGCCATGGTGAACGCCGGGCTAGCCGAGGCGATGCTTCGATATCTGCCGTCTTCCCACTCTATCAGCCTGATTGAGTACGGGGAGGCCGAGAACCGCGCGCGTGGCAAGGGTCTGGGGATCTGGTCGGCTGAGATCGAAAGTCCGCATCTCTATCGCCGCGCCAAGTCCTCACAGATGCCTTAA
- a CDS encoding DUF736 family protein, translating to MTTTNYIQFDADDLDAAKGKGLISTIERDLDIAAVPFSSDNEKAPTHRVYAKSPRGHDIEVGGIWKKKNAEGKPYYTLSIKRLSFNANLGRFPGQDDPTLQAIIEWEPRD from the coding sequence ATGACCACCACCAACTACATCCAGTTCGATGCTGACGACCTCGACGCCGCCAAGGGCAAAGGCCTCATCTCCACCATCGAACGCGACCTGGACATCGCCGCTGTGCCGTTCAGCTCGGACAACGAAAAAGCACCGACGCATCGCGTCTATGCCAAGTCGCCGCGCGGCCATGACATCGAGGTCGGCGGCATCTGGAAAAAGAAGAACGCGGAGGGCAAGCCCTACTATACGCTCTCGATCAAGCGCCTCAGCTTCAACGCCAATCTCGGCCGCTTCCCGGGCCAGGACGACCCGACTCTGCAGGCGATCATCGAATGGGAACCCCGCGATTAA